The Flavobacterium faecale genome has a segment encoding these proteins:
- a CDS encoding MBOAT family O-acyltransferase — protein MFFNSFAFAVFLPIVFILYWFVFNKNKSSQNLLLIIASYYFYSCWDWRFLFLLVFSTFLDYYTGIQIEKSQKDVTRKFWFWLSIGVNLGFLGVFKYYNFFASSMSELLGSVGFQSSPFLLDVVLPVGISFYTFHGLSYVIDIYKKRIKAEYNFVDYSLFVSYFPLLVAGPIERATHLLPQVKVKREFDFEKAKAGIYQFVWGLVKKVVIADTCATYANAIFDHYTTMNSLSLILGAIYFAFQIYGDFSGYSDMALGMSKLFGIDLLKNFNYPYFSRDIAEFWRRWHISLSTWFKDYLYIPLGGSKGGKWQQVRNTFIIFVVSGFWHGANWTYLVWGFLNAVYFLPLLLLNRNRTNIENPVLSWNFSSIRVVLNILSTFILSSIAWIFFRAKTVTDAVLYLKGIFTNGTFASQYLDNQRYNYEILLLVLVFVLVEWNNRTKVEPISGKYDFVKLIACITAIITLGTYSDYKEFIYFQF, from the coding sequence ATGTTTTTTAATTCTTTTGCCTTTGCGGTATTTCTGCCCATTGTATTTATTTTGTATTGGTTTGTGTTTAACAAAAATAAAAGCAGTCAGAATTTATTATTGATCATTGCCAGTTATTATTTCTATTCTTGCTGGGACTGGCGCTTTCTGTTTCTGTTAGTTTTTTCCACTTTCTTGGATTACTATACCGGAATCCAAATTGAAAAAAGCCAAAAAGATGTCACCCGAAAATTCTGGTTTTGGTTGAGTATTGGTGTCAATTTAGGTTTTTTAGGCGTCTTTAAATACTATAATTTCTTTGCCAGTTCCATGAGTGAATTGTTGGGTTCGGTAGGTTTTCAGTCTAGTCCTTTCTTGTTGGATGTAGTTCTGCCGGTTGGAATTTCATTTTACACATTCCACGGATTGTCGTATGTAATTGATATTTACAAAAAGCGAATCAAAGCCGAGTATAACTTTGTTGATTACTCGCTATTTGTATCTTATTTTCCATTGTTGGTGGCGGGTCCTATCGAAAGAGCAACTCATTTATTACCACAAGTAAAGGTAAAACGCGAATTTGATTTCGAAAAAGCAAAAGCGGGAATTTATCAATTTGTATGGGGATTGGTCAAAAAAGTAGTCATTGCAGACACCTGCGCAACCTATGCCAACGCCATTTTTGATCATTATACGACCATGAATTCACTGTCTTTAATTCTGGGAGCTATTTATTTTGCCTTCCAGATTTACGGGGACTTTTCGGGTTACTCGGATATGGCATTGGGAATGTCAAAACTATTCGGAATCGATTTACTGAAAAATTTTAATTACCCTTATTTTTCTAGGGATATAGCCGAATTTTGGCGACGTTGGCATATTTCGCTTTCTACCTGGTTCAAGGATTATTTGTACATTCCACTTGGAGGTAGCAAAGGAGGAAAATGGCAACAAGTGCGCAATACTTTTATCATTTTTGTTGTTAGTGGTTTTTGGCATGGCGCCAACTGGACCTACTTGGTTTGGGGTTTTTTAAATGCGGTTTATTTTCTGCCTTTGCTTTTGCTCAATCGAAATCGTACCAACATTGAAAATCCAGTCTTGTCTTGGAATTTTAGCTCAATAAGAGTGGTACTGAATATCCTCAGTACTTTTATATTGTCGTCTATCGCTTGGATATTTTTTAGAGCAAAAACGGTGACAGATGCTGTTCTTTATCTAAAAGGAATTTTTACAAATGGGACTTTTGCTTCACAATATTTAGACAACCAACGATATAATTATGAAATACTCCTTTTGGTCCTAGTTTTTGTTCTAGTCGAATGGAATAACAGAACCAAAGTAGAACCTATTTCGGGGAAATATGATTTTGTAAAGTTAATTGCATGCATAACCGCAATCATTACATTAGGAACGTATTCGGATTATAAGGAGTTTATTTATTTTCAGTTTTGA
- a CDS encoding endonuclease domain-containing protein produces MEENPLESDNMWKGATPAIFSNAKKLRENATEAENQLWLALRNKQLNGLKFRRQHPLSCYIADFYCHELKLIIEVDGGYHLTKEQIQLDNRRTADLEFQGLKVIRFTNEEVMLRLSNVLDKIREWVSLQR; encoded by the coding sequence ATGGAGGAAAATCCTTTGGAATCAGATAATATGTGGAAGGGAGCAACTCCTGCTATTTTTTCTAATGCTAAAAAATTAAGAGAAAATGCCACAGAGGCGGAAAATCAATTGTGGCTTGCCTTAAGAAACAAGCAATTGAATGGCTTGAAGTTTAGACGACAACATCCCTTAAGTTGTTACATCGCTGATTTCTACTGTCATGAATTAAAGTTAATAATTGAAGTTGATGGAGGTTATCATCTAACCAAAGAACAAATACAATTAGATAATCGCAGAACAGCTGATCTAGAATTTCAAGGTTTAAAAGTGATTCGATTTACAAATGAGGAAGTAATGCTTAGACTCTCTAATGTTTTAGACAAAATCAGGGAATGGGTATCGCTCCAACGTTAG
- a CDS encoding glycosyltransferase family 4 protein: MHIAFLTPEYPHANIANSGGLGTSIKNLASALIAAGVEVTVFVYAQKKTMVFEDNGIQFHLIEDRNYKAFKWCLYRKYIQNYCNSIIKKQNIDLIEAPDWTGITAFMKFKVPLIIRFHGSDTYFCHIEKRAQKRKNFWFEKLATRGAQAFIAPTAYAGSLSATLFNIQNKIIKTIHYGLELSQFENENPLTFDHGMILYIGTIIRKKGVFELPAILQKVTEQNPAAKLVLIGMDSGDISTNSPSTWKLVEQEFKKLELSNYTYLGQITYDCVRKFLPQANVCIFPSFAETLGMVTIESMSLQKPVVNTNLGWAQELMVDGQSGYLVDPKNHTLFAQRILTILNDDDFAAQMGRKANEYVNENFDIKKIAQQNIQFYNQFVKR, encoded by the coding sequence ATGCACATTGCTTTTCTCACACCCGAATATCCGCATGCCAATATTGCTAATTCGGGAGGTTTAGGTACCAGTATTAAAAATTTAGCATCAGCTTTAATTGCGGCTGGTGTAGAGGTGACTGTGTTCGTATATGCTCAAAAAAAAACTATGGTTTTTGAGGATAACGGTATTCAGTTTCATCTGATAGAAGACAGAAACTACAAAGCATTTAAATGGTGTTTGTATCGAAAGTACATTCAGAACTACTGTAATTCGATTATAAAAAAACAAAATATTGATTTAATCGAAGCGCCAGATTGGACCGGAATCACTGCGTTTATGAAATTCAAAGTTCCGCTGATTATTCGGTTTCATGGTAGTGATACTTATTTCTGCCATATTGAGAAAAGGGCACAGAAAAGAAAGAATTTTTGGTTCGAAAAATTAGCTACCCGTGGCGCACAAGCTTTTATAGCACCCACGGCATATGCAGGAAGTCTCTCGGCTACATTATTCAATATCCAAAATAAAATAATAAAAACAATACACTACGGTTTAGAATTGTCTCAATTCGAAAATGAAAATCCGCTTACGTTCGATCATGGGATGATATTGTACATTGGAACCATTATTCGAAAAAAAGGAGTTTTTGAATTACCTGCTATTTTGCAAAAAGTAACAGAGCAAAATCCTGCAGCAAAGTTAGTTCTAATTGGTATGGATTCAGGTGATATTTCAACCAATAGTCCTTCGACCTGGAAACTTGTAGAGCAAGAATTTAAAAAATTAGAACTCTCCAATTATACGTATTTAGGACAAATAACCTATGATTGTGTTCGCAAGTTCTTGCCTCAGGCTAACGTATGTATCTTTCCTAGCTTTGCCGAAACACTGGGTATGGTAACCATTGAGTCTATGTCATTACAAAAACCAGTTGTGAATACCAATCTTGGATGGGCACAAGAATTGATGGTCGATGGTCAAAGTGGTTATCTTGTCGATCCCAAAAATCATACGCTATTTGCACAAAGAATTCTAACCATTTTAAATGATGATGACTTTGCTGCTCAAATGGGTCGAAAAGCAAATGAATACGTAAATGAAAATTTTGATATAAAAAAAATAGCGCAACAAAACATACAGTTTTATAACCAATTTGTAAAACGATGA
- a CDS encoding glycosyltransferase family 2 protein, with the protein MIIVYHQHNKVCRVKRDVNDIAFDSKKSIAAILFHNAAAFPEEQLIWCDEKYALFLNIEKIGSLCHHQKIMISYGEQQNLFLQKEMGYIEQSPFLKVNKKVRYPTWIMSTTVGVIHASALTVFEGKISADADFEYFLNSVAKIGMPNGLFCYSEPQLLFKAALKKKQVAISSFTLFRFVKQHFKIRWLFLLLLNLIIFEKRFPLLPFLSAFFFQSRMQPSISFENLEMQSSNVISQKDVTIDVIIPTIGRKKYLYDVLQDLANQTLLPANVIIVEQNPELGSVSELDYLTIETWPFAIKHTFTNQAGACNARNLALDQVTSDWVFLGDDDNRFDSNLIEKMFQKAAQYGTTVVTTNYILKKEIQEFNIIHQSGIFGSGNSFVKTSVLQDIRFDNALEFGYGEDTDFGMQLRNHGQDVIYFPSLKITHLKAPMGGFRTPFVQKWDTEKIQPKPSPTVMYVYKKHFSQEQVKGYQLILFLKLIKKEAVINYLAFHKEFKAKWGVSQYWADILKESKNES; encoded by the coding sequence ATGATTATAGTTTACCATCAACATAATAAGGTGTGTCGTGTAAAAAGGGACGTAAATGATATTGCTTTCGATTCCAAAAAATCAATTGCAGCAATTTTATTTCACAATGCAGCAGCTTTTCCAGAAGAACAATTGATTTGGTGTGACGAAAAATATGCTCTGTTTTTAAATATCGAAAAGATTGGTAGTTTGTGTCATCATCAAAAAATAATGATCAGCTACGGAGAGCAGCAAAATCTTTTTCTACAAAAGGAAATGGGATATATTGAACAATCACCATTTTTGAAAGTTAACAAAAAAGTGCGTTATCCTACGTGGATCATGAGCACAACTGTGGGCGTAATCCATGCATCGGCCTTAACTGTTTTTGAAGGCAAAATTAGTGCTGATGCTGATTTTGAGTATTTCCTGAATTCAGTGGCTAAAATCGGAATGCCAAACGGACTTTTCTGCTATTCTGAACCGCAGTTATTGTTCAAGGCAGCGTTGAAAAAAAAGCAAGTTGCTATAAGTAGTTTTACTTTATTTCGTTTTGTAAAACAGCATTTTAAAATACGTTGGTTGTTTTTGCTGCTTCTGAATCTTATTATATTCGAAAAGCGTTTTCCACTACTTCCTTTTTTGAGTGCTTTCTTTTTTCAGAGTCGAATGCAACCCTCCATTAGTTTCGAGAATTTGGAGATGCAGTCGTCTAATGTCATAAGCCAAAAGGATGTTACAATTGATGTAATTATCCCAACAATTGGCCGTAAAAAATATTTGTACGATGTACTGCAAGATTTGGCAAACCAAACACTGTTACCTGCCAATGTAATTATAGTAGAACAAAATCCAGAACTAGGGAGTGTTTCTGAACTGGATTATCTTACAATAGAAACCTGGCCTTTTGCTATAAAACATACTTTTACAAATCAGGCAGGAGCCTGCAATGCACGGAATCTAGCATTGGACCAAGTTACAAGTGATTGGGTTTTTCTTGGAGATGATGATAATCGTTTTGATAGCAATTTGATTGAAAAAATGTTTCAAAAAGCAGCGCAATATGGAACCACTGTCGTAACGACTAATTATATTTTAAAAAAGGAAATACAAGAATTCAACATCATTCATCAATCGGGAATCTTTGGTTCGGGCAACAGTTTTGTAAAGACTTCGGTACTACAAGACATTCGTTTTGACAATGCTTTAGAATTTGGTTACGGTGAAGATACCGATTTCGGGATGCAATTACGCAACCATGGTCAGGACGTGATTTATTTCCCTTCCTTAAAAATAACGCATCTCAAAGCACCAATGGGAGGTTTTAGAACTCCTTTTGTGCAAAAATGGGACACTGAAAAAATACAACCCAAGCCATCGCCCACTGTAATGTATGTGTATAAAAAACATTTTTCACAGGAACAAGTAAAGGGTTATCAATTGATTTTATTTTTAAAATTAATTAAAAAAGAAGCGGTTATAAACTATCTTGCCTTTCATAAAGAATTCAAAGCTAAATGGGGAGTAAGTCAATACTGGGCTGATATTTTAAAAGAAAGTAAGAATGAAAGTTAA
- a CDS encoding FkbM family methyltransferase — MKVNYICNKLHARITAFRAHPLTRGNVVGALYRYISFNTIQSLSPRPRIYKWIGNLRFYAQKGDAGIVANIYFKLFDYEDSMFLMDHLKPDDLFVDVGANVGHFSLLAAGVCGANVMAFEPIPTTFLKLKKNSELNALETKVSLFNLGLGDRNDILKFTKNRDVMNAVALEHELDVLNAQVRTLDELLTGKTPTFLKIDVEGFEFNVLKGALKTLNSASLKYIIIELNSSSLRYGYSSKEIFDYLTLFNFVPITYDISTKEVIKQKSFNTEKFNTIFMKQND, encoded by the coding sequence ATGAAAGTTAATTATATTTGTAATAAATTGCACGCAAGAATTACTGCATTTAGAGCACATCCTTTAACACGAGGAAATGTCGTGGGTGCCTTGTATAGATATATTAGTTTTAATACTATTCAAAGTTTATCACCAAGACCTAGAATTTATAAATGGATTGGTAATCTTCGATTTTATGCTCAAAAAGGAGATGCGGGTATTGTAGCAAATATTTATTTTAAACTTTTTGATTATGAAGATTCTATGTTTTTGATGGATCACCTTAAACCTGATGACTTATTTGTAGATGTTGGTGCAAATGTGGGGCACTTTTCCTTGCTAGCTGCGGGTGTTTGTGGTGCAAATGTGATGGCTTTTGAACCTATACCAACCACTTTTTTAAAGCTTAAAAAAAATAGTGAATTAAATGCATTGGAAACTAAAGTTAGTTTATTCAATTTAGGCTTAGGAGATAGAAATGATATTCTAAAATTCACTAAAAATAGAGACGTGATGAATGCTGTAGCTTTAGAGCATGAATTAGATGTTTTAAATGCTCAAGTACGAACTTTAGACGAACTATTAACGGGTAAAACACCAACATTTCTAAAGATTGATGTAGAAGGTTTTGAATTTAATGTTCTAAAAGGAGCTTTAAAAACATTGAATTCGGCCAGTCTTAAATATATTATAATTGAATTAAATTCATCTTCTTTAAGATATGGATATTCGTCGAAAGAAATTTTTGATTATTTAACTTTGTTCAATTTCGTACCTATTACGTATGATATTTCTACAAAAGAAGTTATTAAACAAAAAAGTTTTAATACGGAAAAGTTCAATACTATATTTATGAAACAAAATGATTAA
- a CDS encoding glycosyltransferase family 2 protein, with protein MKFSLVVCTYMRPQTVLQLLQSVQLQTLYPNEILIIDGSPTDDTKIIFDNNHIENLVYRKVSPEFRGLTKQRNFGVQNVSASSEIICFLDDDTVLKPEYFFEIIEVFKHNPEYIGVGGISINDYLWQTKKPDVNYDKNRFYEFEGYVYPEGLRNVVRNKLGLSSDLGPSRMPAFSHGRTCGFPLNDKIYEVDLLIGMSMSFRAKLFKEISFSTYFEGYGLYEDADFSLRALNYGQNAISTRAQLYHNHEPSGRPNQYHYGKMVVRNGWYVWRVKNRNPKFRDRIKWHTITLVLTMIRFLNVITTKQKKAAFTEAIGRTVGWWSLLFSKPKIDK; from the coding sequence ATGAAGTTTAGTTTAGTCGTTTGTACCTATATGCGTCCGCAAACTGTTTTGCAACTTTTGCAGTCGGTACAGCTGCAGACTTTATATCCCAACGAAATTTTAATCATTGACGGGAGTCCAACCGATGATACAAAAATTATTTTTGATAACAATCATATTGAAAATTTGGTTTATCGAAAGGTATCTCCTGAATTTCGAGGGTTAACAAAACAGCGCAATTTTGGAGTGCAAAATGTAAGTGCGTCTAGTGAAATTATCTGTTTTCTTGATGATGATACGGTGTTGAAGCCGGAGTATTTTTTTGAAATTATAGAAGTTTTTAAGCACAATCCAGAGTATATTGGAGTGGGTGGCATATCAATTAATGATTACCTATGGCAAACTAAAAAGCCTGATGTCAACTATGATAAAAATAGATTTTATGAATTTGAAGGATATGTCTATCCTGAAGGCCTGCGTAATGTAGTGCGCAACAAACTGGGTTTGTCCTCGGACTTAGGCCCAAGTAGAATGCCTGCTTTTTCACACGGGCGTACTTGTGGTTTTCCGCTCAATGACAAAATTTATGAGGTAGATTTGTTAATCGGAATGTCAATGTCCTTTCGAGCTAAATTATTTAAAGAAATTAGTTTTTCAACCTATTTTGAAGGATATGGTTTATATGAGGATGCCGATTTTAGTCTTCGAGCTTTGAACTATGGCCAGAATGCTATAAGTACCAGGGCGCAATTGTACCACAATCATGAACCTTCGGGCAGACCCAATCAATACCATTATGGCAAAATGGTGGTACGAAATGGCTGGTATGTATGGCGAGTAAAAAATCGAAATCCTAAATTTAGAGACCGAATTAAATGGCATACAATTACTTTGGTATTGACAATGATTCGTTTTTTAAATGTAATTACGACCAAACAAAAGAAAGCCGCATTTACAGAGGCTATTGGAAGAACCGTTGGCTGGTGGAGTTTGTTGTTTAGTAAGCCTAAAATAGACAAATAA
- a CDS encoding FkbM family methyltransferase, producing MALGRNKVRIPELIFPIYLRPKSSDILAFHQIFTFKEYDMNFGMTPNFIIDAGANIGLSAVFFSNKFPNATLVAIEPEKNNFDALRKNTENYPNVLLEKKALSNQDNLFFDVIDKGYGNWGFVTENKNIKGNTKIVDTVQTITIDAIMATYNLEYLDLLKIDIEGAEKILFESNYEIWLPKTKCLLIELHDGITKGSSQSFFKAISKYDFSYFNRGENLLFINNAI from the coding sequence ATGGCTTTAGGTAGAAATAAAGTACGTATACCAGAATTGATATTCCCGATTTATCTCCGTCCTAAATCATCAGATATTTTAGCTTTTCATCAAATATTTACATTCAAAGAATATGATATGAACTTTGGCATGACGCCCAATTTTATAATTGATGCTGGGGCTAATATTGGACTTTCGGCTGTCTTCTTTTCTAATAAATTTCCAAATGCAACCCTTGTTGCCATAGAGCCAGAGAAAAATAATTTTGATGCGTTGAGAAAAAATACTGAAAATTATCCAAATGTTTTATTAGAGAAAAAAGCATTGTCAAACCAAGACAATTTATTTTTTGATGTTATAGATAAAGGTTATGGTAATTGGGGTTTTGTAACCGAAAATAAGAATATTAAAGGGAATACTAAAATTGTAGATACAGTTCAAACCATCACTATCGATGCTATTATGGCTACTTACAATTTAGAGTATCTTGATTTGCTGAAAATTGATATTGAAGGTGCCGAAAAAATTCTCTTTGAGAGTAATTATGAAATTTGGTTGCCCAAAACTAAATGTTTGCTCATTGAATTGCATGACGGTATTACCAAAGGAAGTTCCCAAAGTTTTTTTAAAGCAATCAGTAAATATGATTTCAGCTATTTTAATAGAGGAGAGAATTTATTGTTTATTAATAATGCCATATGA